A single genomic interval of Pelagerythrobacter marensis harbors:
- the pdhA gene encoding pyruvate dehydrogenase (acetyl-transferring) E1 component subunit alpha, with the protein MARTAKTRKTSTDNKGKGPAEDTDFALHSLQESFESAKSYDASEEEMLEFYRRMLLIRRFEEKAGQLYGLGLIGGFCHLYIGQEAVAIGLQSALDNDRDSVITGYRDHGHMLAYGIDPKIIMAELTGRQAGISKGKGGSMHMFSTEHKFYGGHGIVGAQVPLGGGLALAHKYNEDGGLCLAYFGDGAANQGQVYETFNMASLWKLPIVFVIENNQYAMGTSTARSSAETEFHRRGTAFRIPGMDVNGMDVLEVRAAAEVAFAHVREGKGPVLMELSTYRYRGHSMSDPAKYRTREEVQDIREHKDPIEGLKKVLMNRGKSEDDLKAIDKEIRKIVAEAADFAENSPEPEAGELYTDVLVEEY; encoded by the coding sequence TTGGCCAGAACCGCCAAGACCCGCAAGACGTCCACCGACAACAAGGGCAAAGGCCCGGCGGAGGACACCGATTTCGCGCTGCACAGCCTTCAGGAATCGTTCGAAAGCGCGAAGAGCTACGATGCTTCCGAAGAGGAAATGCTGGAATTCTATCGCCGGATGCTGCTGATCCGGCGGTTCGAGGAGAAGGCGGGCCAGCTTTACGGCCTCGGCCTGATCGGCGGGTTCTGCCACCTCTACATCGGGCAGGAGGCTGTCGCCATCGGCCTGCAGAGTGCGCTCGACAACGATCGCGATAGCGTGATCACCGGGTATCGCGATCATGGCCATATGCTTGCATATGGCATCGATCCCAAAATCATCATGGCCGAGTTGACGGGGCGCCAGGCCGGGATATCGAAGGGCAAGGGCGGCTCGATGCATATGTTCAGCACCGAGCACAAGTTCTACGGCGGGCATGGCATCGTCGGCGCGCAAGTGCCGCTCGGCGGCGGACTGGCGCTGGCGCACAAGTACAACGAGGATGGCGGCCTTTGCCTCGCCTATTTCGGCGACGGCGCGGCAAACCAGGGCCAGGTCTACGAGACGTTCAACATGGCCAGCCTGTGGAAGTTGCCGATCGTCTTCGTGATCGAAAACAATCAATACGCGATGGGGACAAGCACCGCACGGTCCAGCGCCGAGACCGAGTTCCATCGCAGGGGCACGGCCTTCCGGATCCCCGGAATGGATGTGAACGGGATGGACGTGCTGGAGGTTCGCGCGGCGGCGGAAGTCGCCTTCGCCCACGTCCGCGAAGGGAAGGGCCCGGTTCTGATGGAACTCAGCACCTACCGGTATCGCGGGCATTCCATGTCCGATCCGGCCAAATATCGCACGCGCGAGGAAGTGCAGGATATTCGCGAACACAAGGATCCGATCGAAGGCCTGAAGAAGGTGCTGATGAATCGGGGCAAAAGCGAGGACGATTTGAAGGCGATCGACAAGGAGATTCGCAAGATCGTGGCCGAAGCTGCCGATTTCGCCGAAAATTCGCCAGAGCCGGAAGCGGGCGAGCTCTACACCGACGTGCTGGTGGAGGAGTACTGA
- a CDS encoding VOC family protein has product MSEHPIRLGGVHHAAYRCKDARQTVEWYEKVLGMEYVSAFSEDHVPSTGDYDPYMHVFLDAGNGNILAFFELPTQKEMGRDENTPAWVQHLAFKVGSEDELLAAKDHIESLGIDVLGPTHHGIFKSIYFFDPNGHRVELAADIGTDEQYAELKRVAMPMLEEWSRTKKAPRHADWLHEIARREHAAKR; this is encoded by the coding sequence ATGAGCGAACATCCCATCCGGCTGGGCGGCGTTCATCACGCCGCCTATCGCTGCAAGGACGCCCGGCAGACTGTCGAATGGTACGAGAAGGTGCTCGGCATGGAATATGTCAGCGCCTTCTCGGAAGACCACGTGCCTTCCACGGGCGACTACGACCCTTACATGCACGTGTTTCTCGACGCCGGGAACGGCAACATTCTCGCCTTCTTCGAACTGCCGACGCAGAAGGAGATGGGGCGCGACGAGAACACGCCGGCCTGGGTCCAGCATCTCGCCTTCAAGGTCGGCAGCGAAGATGAACTGCTTGCGGCAAAGGATCACATCGAAAGCCTCGGGATCGACGTGCTCGGCCCGACGCATCACGGCATCTTCAAGTCGATCTACTTCTTCGATCCCAACGGCCACAGGGTCGAACTGGCGGCCGATATCGGGACCGACGAGCAATATGCCGAACTGAAACGCGTGGCCATGCCGATGCTGGAGGAATGGAGCCGCACCAAGAAGGCGCCGCGCCATGCCGACTGGCTGCACGAGATCGCGCGCCGGGAACACGCCGCAAAAAGATAA
- a CDS encoding squalene/phytoene synthase family protein, with amino-acid sequence MIDEMLPLPQRLALHYAPGPARAPTLALLALDARLSELVAKANEPLLAQLRLAWWRDELGKPQAERARGDPVLDALEAWAGEEQALAGLVDGWEQLIGDAPLPTSSLEKFADGRGNAFAALARLTGQGQSAKAAGHAARIWALADFAAHSSNAEERSTALQLGGALARRAGAKLPRPLRAVAVLRGLGRRAIERGGGPLVGGRRDVLATMRLGMLGR; translated from the coding sequence ATGATCGACGAGATGCTCCCCCTGCCGCAACGTCTGGCGCTTCACTACGCGCCCGGGCCTGCCCGCGCTCCAACGCTCGCTCTGCTGGCGCTCGACGCGCGCTTGTCCGAACTCGTGGCCAAGGCGAACGAGCCGCTCCTCGCGCAGCTGCGGCTCGCCTGGTGGCGCGACGAGCTGGGCAAGCCGCAGGCCGAACGCGCCCGAGGGGATCCGGTGCTCGACGCGCTCGAGGCCTGGGCAGGCGAGGAACAGGCGCTCGCCGGGCTCGTCGATGGATGGGAGCAACTGATCGGCGATGCGCCGCTACCCACAAGTTCGCTGGAAAAGTTCGCCGACGGCCGCGGCAATGCCTTCGCGGCGCTTGCCCGGCTGACGGGGCAAGGGCAATCGGCAAAGGCGGCAGGCCACGCCGCCAGGATCTGGGCCCTGGCCGATTTCGCCGCTCATTCGAGCAATGCGGAAGAACGGTCGACCGCGCTCCAGCTTGGCGGTGCGCTTGCTCGCCGGGCCGGTGCGAAGCTACCGCGTCCGTTGCGCGCGGTCGCTGTCCTGCGCGGTCTCGGCCGGCGCGCGATCGAGCGTGGCGGGGGGCCGTTGGTCGGCGGTCGGCGGGACGTGCTCGCCACCATGCGGCTCGGCATGTTGGGGCGCTAG
- the trmFO gene encoding methylenetetrahydrofolate--tRNA-(uracil(54)-C(5))-methyltransferase (FADH(2)-oxidizing) TrmFO, translating to MTHDVHIIGGGLAGSEAAWQLARRGFRVRLSEMRGSGATTPAHQTEGLAELVCSNSFRSDDDERNAVGLLHHEMRRLDSLVMRAGEKARVPAGSAMAVDRDVFSAEVERTLREHPNVTIVRERIDALPDSGPTIVATGPLTAEALAASIVRATGQDRLAFFDAIAPIVHRDSIDMDVAWFQSRWNKGDGKDYINCPMDKAQYLAFHQGLLDGEKTTFKEWEANTPYFEGCMPIEVMASRGVDTLRFGPMKPVGLDDPRTACPEFPQGRWPYAVVQLRQDNKLGTLWNMVGFQTKLKHGAQVALFRTIPGLENAEFARLGGLHRNTFLNSPLVLDRQLRLRGGEHIRFAGQITGCEGYVESSAVGLMAGMMAAAELGNADWSPPPRSSAMGALLAHITGDADAETFQPMNVNFGLFPPLHDVKKKARKEAYTTRAKAEFGAWIAELDAIPA from the coding sequence ATGACCCATGACGTACACATTATCGGCGGCGGCCTGGCGGGAAGCGAGGCGGCCTGGCAGCTCGCCCGGCGCGGCTTTCGCGTGCGCCTGTCGGAAATGCGCGGCAGCGGGGCCACCACCCCGGCGCACCAGACCGAGGGGCTGGCCGAGCTGGTCTGTTCGAACAGCTTCCGCTCGGACGACGACGAACGCAACGCGGTCGGCCTCCTCCATCACGAAATGCGCCGCCTCGATTCGCTTGTCATGCGTGCGGGCGAGAAGGCGCGCGTCCCCGCAGGTTCGGCAATGGCGGTGGATCGCGACGTGTTCTCTGCCGAAGTCGAGCGGACGCTCCGCGAGCATCCGAACGTCACCATCGTGCGCGAACGGATCGACGCATTGCCCGACAGCGGCCCCACGATCGTCGCCACCGGCCCGCTGACAGCCGAAGCCCTGGCGGCGAGCATCGTGCGTGCAACGGGGCAAGACCGGCTCGCATTCTTCGACGCGATCGCCCCGATCGTCCATCGCGACAGTATCGACATGGACGTCGCCTGGTTCCAGAGCCGCTGGAACAAGGGGGACGGCAAGGACTACATCAACTGCCCGATGGACAAGGCGCAATATCTCGCCTTTCATCAGGGGCTGCTCGACGGCGAGAAGACCACGTTCAAGGAGTGGGAGGCCAATACCCCCTATTTCGAAGGCTGTATGCCGATCGAGGTCATGGCAAGCCGGGGCGTCGACACCTTGCGTTTCGGGCCGATGAAGCCCGTCGGCCTCGACGATCCGCGCACGGCCTGCCCCGAGTTTCCCCAGGGCCGCTGGCCCTATGCCGTCGTCCAGTTGCGGCAAGACAACAAGCTCGGAACCCTGTGGAACATGGTGGGCTTCCAGACCAAGCTCAAGCATGGCGCGCAGGTCGCCCTTTTCCGAACGATCCCGGGGCTGGAGAATGCCGAGTTCGCCCGCCTCGGCGGCCTTCACCGAAACACCTTTCTCAATTCGCCGCTGGTGCTGGACAGGCAGTTGCGGTTGCGAGGTGGCGAGCATATCCGCTTTGCAGGCCAGATAACCGGCTGCGAAGGCTATGTCGAAAGCTCGGCCGTGGGGCTGATGGCGGGCATGATGGCGGCTGCCGAACTGGGCAATGCCGATTGGTCTCCACCCCCTCGCAGCTCCGCGATGGGCGCCCTTCTCGCGCACATCACCGGCGATGCGGACGCGGAAACGTTCCAGCCAATGAATGTCAATTTCGGGCTTTTCCCGCCGCTGCACGACGTGAAGAAAAAGGCGCGCAAGGAAGCCTATACCACTCGGGCGAAGGCCGAGTTCGGTGCGTGGATTGCCGAATTGGATGCCATTCCGGCATAA
- a CDS encoding FtsB family cell division protein, which yields MTFEGHKITLPREKVTQGLALAVLLLLMALAIAGPSGLLAWGENAHLLEQRQARIAELIEERDALRNRVSLLDPAHADPDLVGEQLRQNFNVVHPDEVVLILDEQGE from the coding sequence ATGACGTTCGAGGGACACAAGATCACGCTCCCCAGGGAGAAAGTGACTCAAGGGCTGGCCCTGGCCGTGCTGCTCTTGCTGATGGCGCTGGCGATCGCGGGGCCGAGCGGACTGCTGGCCTGGGGCGAGAATGCCCACTTGCTGGAACAGCGGCAGGCGCGCATTGCCGAGCTGATCGAAGAGCGCGATGCGCTGAGAAACCGCGTCAGCCTGCTCGATCCTGCACACGCAGATCCCGACCTGGTGGGCGAGCAGCTGCGACAGAACTTCAACGTCGTCCACCCGGACGAAGTCGTCCTGATTCTCGACGAGCAAGGCGAATAG
- a CDS encoding lysoplasmalogenase, protein MTRRALVEHRPWLFAAIAAATIYYVARDWQVGELWLILLKGAGCLCLAAYALSRHASADARLLGLIMALSALGDMLIELDFVWGGGAFFASHLAAMALYLRNLRDRPQSSQKALTVTLLVATPLISWLVSGDSRVALYALALGGMAACAWMSRFPRYRVGLGAVLFVISDWLIFARFGPLAASPLPGLLIWPIYFSGQFLIATGIVQTLRRHDPGER, encoded by the coding sequence ATGACGAGGCGCGCGCTGGTCGAACACAGGCCCTGGCTGTTCGCTGCGATCGCCGCGGCGACCATATACTATGTCGCGCGCGACTGGCAGGTGGGCGAGCTGTGGTTGATCCTGCTCAAGGGAGCGGGATGCCTGTGTCTGGCGGCCTATGCCCTGTCGCGCCATGCCAGTGCCGACGCCCGCCTCCTGGGCCTGATCATGGCCTTGTCCGCCCTCGGCGACATGCTGATCGAACTCGACTTCGTTTGGGGTGGGGGCGCGTTCTTCGCGTCGCATCTCGCGGCAATGGCCCTCTATCTACGCAATTTGCGCGATCGTCCGCAGTCCAGCCAGAAGGCGCTGACGGTGACGCTGCTGGTCGCAACTCCGCTGATTTCCTGGCTCGTATCGGGCGATTCGCGTGTCGCCCTCTATGCTCTGGCGCTGGGCGGAATGGCGGCCTGCGCCTGGATGAGCCGCTTCCCCCGCTACCGGGTCGGCCTGGGCGCGGTGCTGTTCGTGATTTCCGACTGGCTGATCTTCGCCCGGTTCGGCCCGCTGGCCGCTAGCCCGCTGCCGGGATTGCTCATCTGGCCGATATACTTTTCGGGGCAGTTCCTGATCGCCACCGGGATCGTGCAGACTTTGCGCAGACACGATCCCGGAGAACGATAG
- a CDS encoding pyruvate dehydrogenase complex E1 component subunit beta — MAIELKMPALSPTMEEGTLAKWLVKEGDEVRSGDILAEIETDKATMEFEAVDEGTVGKIVVPEGTENVKVGTVIALLAGEGEDASEIEAPEPSDEDEKSRPETDENDGDRETPAPTKPRSKPKADPEIPDGTNMASVTVREALRDAMAEEMRRDERVFVMGEEVAEYQGAYKVTQGLLEEFGPERVIDTPITEYGFAGIGTGAAMGGLRPIVEFMTFNFAMQAIDHIVNSAAKTNYMSGGQMRCPIVFRGPNAAASRVGAQHSQNYGPWYASVPGLIVIAPYDSSDAKGLLKAAIRSEDPVVFLENELVYGKTFELPELDDHVLPIGKARTMREGSDVTIVSYSIGVGFALEAAEKLAEEGIDAEVIDLRTLRPLDREAILESLAKTNRLVIAEEGWPTCSIASEVIAICMEDGFDHLDAPVLRVCNEDVPLPYAANLEKMALIDADRIVQAAKKVCYV, encoded by the coding sequence ATGGCGATCGAACTGAAGATGCCCGCGCTTTCGCCGACGATGGAGGAAGGCACGCTGGCGAAATGGCTGGTGAAGGAAGGCGACGAGGTGCGTTCCGGCGACATCCTCGCCGAGATCGAGACCGACAAGGCGACGATGGAGTTCGAGGCAGTCGACGAAGGCACTGTCGGAAAGATCGTCGTTCCCGAAGGCACCGAGAACGTGAAGGTCGGCACCGTCATCGCCCTTCTGGCCGGCGAGGGCGAAGACGCCAGCGAAATCGAGGCTCCCGAACCGTCCGACGAGGACGAAAAGTCCCGGCCGGAGACGGACGAGAACGACGGCGATCGGGAAACGCCGGCACCGACGAAGCCCAGGTCGAAACCGAAAGCCGATCCCGAAATCCCCGACGGAACCAACATGGCCAGCGTCACCGTGCGTGAAGCGCTGCGCGATGCCATGGCGGAGGAAATGCGCCGCGACGAACGGGTGTTCGTGATGGGCGAAGAAGTCGCCGAATATCAGGGCGCCTACAAGGTGACCCAGGGTCTTCTCGAAGAATTCGGGCCCGAGCGCGTGATCGACACGCCGATCACGGAATACGGTTTCGCGGGCATCGGCACCGGCGCGGCGATGGGCGGGCTGCGTCCCATTGTCGAGTTCATGACGTTCAACTTCGCGATGCAGGCCATCGATCACATCGTGAACTCTGCTGCGAAGACCAATTACATGTCGGGCGGACAGATGCGCTGCCCGATCGTTTTTCGCGGGCCCAATGCCGCCGCCAGCCGGGTTGGGGCGCAGCACAGCCAGAACTACGGCCCATGGTATGCCAGCGTTCCCGGTCTGATCGTTATTGCGCCTTACGACAGCTCGGACGCGAAAGGCCTGCTGAAGGCCGCGATCCGTAGCGAAGATCCGGTGGTCTTCCTCGAGAACGAGCTGGTTTACGGCAAGACGTTCGAATTGCCCGAGCTTGACGACCATGTTCTGCCGATCGGCAAGGCGCGGACTATGCGCGAAGGCTCCGACGTCACCATCGTCAGCTACTCGATCGGCGTCGGCTTCGCGCTCGAAGCAGCGGAGAAGCTGGCCGAGGAGGGCATCGATGCCGAAGTCATCGACTTGCGAACCCTGCGCCCGCTCGACCGGGAGGCCATTCTCGAAAGCCTGGCCAAGACCAATCGCCTCGTCATTGCCGAAGAAGGCTGGCCGACCTGCTCGATCGCGTCCGAAGTGATTGCGATCTGCATGGAGGACGGCTTCGACCATCTCGATGCGCCGGTTCTGCGGGTGTGCAACGAGGACGTGCCGCTGCCCTATGCAGCCAATCTCGAGAAAATGGCGCTGATCGACGCCGACCGGATCGTGCAGGCGGCGAAAAAGGTCTGCTACGTTTGA
- the hppD gene encoding 4-hydroxyphenylpyruvate dioxygenase, which produces MPDLFENPAGLDGFEFVEFCAPEKGVLEPVFAAMGFTQVANHRSKDVQLWRQGGINLITNYEPRSAAWYFAREHGPSACGMAFRVRDAAKAWDHLMEQGAEPVHVETGPMELRIPAIRGIGGAILYLVDRYEDENGEGLSIYDIDFEYLPGVEKHPVGAGFKLIDHLTHNVYGGRMKYWADYYESLFNFQEIRYFDIKGEYTGLTSKALTAPDGKIRIPLNEEGDGGKGQIEEYLREFNGEGIQHIALICDDLIACWDNLKKLGVPFMTAPPATYYEMLDERLPGHGENVEELKARGILLDGTTEGGQPRLLLQIFAEAQVGPVFFEFIQRKGDEGFGEGNFKALFESMERDQIKRGALKVEDAAAETEPAE; this is translated from the coding sequence ATGCCAGACCTGTTCGAAAACCCAGCCGGCCTCGACGGTTTCGAGTTCGTGGAATTCTGCGCTCCCGAGAAGGGCGTCCTCGAACCGGTTTTTGCGGCAATGGGCTTCACCCAGGTTGCCAACCATCGCAGCAAGGATGTGCAGCTCTGGCGCCAGGGCGGCATCAACCTCATCACTAATTACGAACCGCGCAGCGCCGCCTGGTATTTTGCGCGCGAGCACGGCCCTTCCGCCTGCGGCATGGCGTTCCGGGTACGCGACGCCGCAAAGGCCTGGGACCACCTGATGGAACAGGGCGCAGAGCCGGTTCACGTCGAGACGGGGCCGATGGAACTCCGTATCCCCGCCATTCGCGGAATCGGCGGCGCGATCCTCTATCTCGTCGACCGGTACGAGGATGAGAACGGCGAAGGTCTGTCGATCTACGACATCGACTTCGAGTATCTGCCCGGGGTCGAGAAGCATCCGGTCGGTGCCGGTTTCAAGCTGATCGATCACCTGACACACAACGTCTATGGCGGGCGCATGAAGTACTGGGCCGACTATTACGAGTCGCTCTTCAACTTCCAGGAAATCCGCTATTTCGACATCAAGGGCGAATATACCGGCCTTACCTCGAAAGCGCTCACGGCGCCCGACGGCAAGATCCGCATCCCCCTCAACGAGGAAGGCGACGGCGGCAAGGGGCAGATCGAGGAGTACCTGCGCGAGTTCAACGGCGAAGGCATTCAGCACATCGCCCTGATCTGCGACGATCTGATCGCTTGCTGGGACAACCTGAAGAAGCTCGGCGTTCCGTTCATGACCGCCCCGCCGGCGACCTATTACGAGATGCTGGACGAGCGCCTGCCCGGCCATGGCGAAAATGTCGAGGAACTCAAGGCGCGCGGCATTCTGCTGGACGGCACGACCGAAGGCGGCCAGCCGCGCCTGTTGCTGCAGATCTTCGCCGAAGCGCAGGTGGGGCCGGTGTTCTTCGAATTTATCCAGCGCAAGGGCGACGAAGGCTTCGGCGAAGGCAATTTCAAGGCCCTGTTCGAAAGCATGGAGCGTGACCAGATCAAGCGCGGCGCATTGAAAGTCGAAGATGCCGCCGCCGAAACGGAGCCTGCGGAATGA
- a CDS encoding TadE/TadG family protein, with amino-acid sequence MGTDKLFAALGRDKGGNTLAIVAASIIPLIAIVGGGVDTSRAYLTKTQLQNACDAGVLAGRRAMAKTGEYESDERAKAASMFNANFDSRIVNADQVLFTTQAGVDGDVLGTASARIPTVLMKIFGKTDLSFSVNCMAELQITNSDIMFVLDTTGSMAGTRIQGLRDAVKDFHKTIASSVTDDEVRVRYGFVPYSMTVNARRLLVNGEMPMDYIADSVPYQSRRAYFETPKYIPEDSHTKTESETYSSYTSREDCKRYWNNDYPQNGRNPETWGAPPGSTTEITYSKGSWTHVGNGWGVCKRQKKTVTVDSYKTVYESESLWRYAQTDIDVSALKSFGPVEFVTWVSSNAYTPTPGFHDIRSLAVMEGTSGLTKTGYTWEGCIEERATVVDEDMDPVPSGATDLDINSAPDSDETRWKPYFAPAVFYRDNYYDGVDSSSTRSSVTSYCPAPMRLFQEVDLTPDQVPQWLEDYLDDLNAVGGTYHDIGMIWGGRLASPNGIFATTVNDEPDRSVSRHIIFMTDGEMAPETNYYSAYGLEKYDNRVAPRYTNRDDLPPYHDARFVAACNAIKSEGYTVWVIGFGSSLTDEMKACATGHRAYFSSDVTELRATFRYIASQVADLRLGQ; translated from the coding sequence ATGGGCACTGATAAACTGTTTGCCGCGCTGGGACGCGATAAAGGGGGAAACACCCTCGCTATTGTCGCCGCGTCGATTATCCCGCTGATCGCCATCGTCGGCGGCGGGGTCGACACCAGCCGTGCCTACCTGACAAAAACGCAGTTGCAGAACGCCTGCGATGCCGGAGTCCTCGCCGGCCGCCGCGCCATGGCCAAAACCGGCGAGTACGAGAGCGACGAGCGGGCCAAGGCCGCGAGCATGTTCAATGCCAATTTCGATTCCAGGATCGTCAATGCCGATCAGGTCCTTTTTACCACGCAAGCCGGCGTAGACGGCGACGTATTGGGTACCGCAAGCGCGCGCATCCCCACCGTACTGATGAAGATATTCGGCAAGACCGACCTTTCTTTCTCGGTAAATTGCATGGCGGAGCTGCAGATCACGAATTCCGACATCATGTTCGTGCTCGACACTACCGGCTCCATGGCCGGTACGCGCATCCAGGGCCTGCGCGATGCTGTGAAGGACTTCCACAAGACGATTGCCTCGTCGGTAACCGACGATGAAGTGCGCGTTCGCTATGGCTTCGTGCCCTATAGCATGACGGTGAATGCCCGACGTTTGCTAGTCAATGGCGAGATGCCGATGGACTACATAGCCGACAGTGTTCCCTACCAATCGCGGCGTGCCTATTTCGAAACACCGAAATATATCCCTGAAGATTCCCATACTAAAACCGAATCCGAAACTTACTCTAGTTATACATCCCGGGAGGATTGCAAGCGTTATTGGAATAATGACTATCCCCAAAATGGCCGGAACCCGGAGACATGGGGAGCGCCGCCCGGATCGACGACCGAGATTACATACAGCAAGGGATCATGGACACACGTTGGCAATGGCTGGGGCGTATGCAAGCGCCAAAAGAAAACGGTCACGGTCGACTCCTACAAGACAGTATATGAAAGCGAGAGCTTGTGGCGCTATGCGCAGACCGATATCGACGTTTCAGCACTGAAATCGTTCGGACCGGTCGAGTTCGTGACTTGGGTTTCGTCCAACGCCTATACACCCACGCCAGGCTTCCACGACATCCGCTCGCTTGCGGTAATGGAAGGCACCAGCGGTCTGACGAAAACAGGCTATACCTGGGAAGGATGTATCGAAGAGCGGGCGACAGTGGTGGACGAGGACATGGATCCCGTTCCGTCGGGTGCGACCGACCTCGATATAAACTCGGCTCCCGATAGCGACGAAACGCGGTGGAAACCCTATTTCGCGCCCGCGGTCTTCTATCGCGACAACTACTATGACGGAGTCGACTCGAGCAGTACGAGATCGAGTGTAACAAGTTACTGCCCGGCACCGATGCGCCTTTTCCAGGAGGTCGATCTCACGCCCGATCAAGTTCCGCAATGGCTTGAAGACTATCTCGACGATCTGAATGCGGTTGGCGGAACCTACCATGACATAGGGATGATCTGGGGCGGGCGTCTGGCAAGCCCGAACGGCATCTTCGCCACGACGGTCAACGACGAGCCCGATCGTTCGGTCAGCCGCCACATCATCTTCATGACCGATGGCGAGATGGCGCCTGAAACCAACTATTACTCGGCATATGGCCTGGAGAAGTACGACAACCGTGTCGCTCCCAGATACACGAACAGAGACGATCTGCCGCCCTATCACGATGCGCGCTTTGTCGCCGCATGCAATGCCATCAAAAGCGAAGGTTACACCGTTTGGGTGATCGGATTCGGATCGTCGCTGACAGACGAGATGAAGGCCTGTGCGACCGGGCACCGCGCTTATTTCTCCAGCGATGTCACCGAACTGCGCGCAACGTTCCGCTATATCGCGTCACAGGTCGCCGATTTGAGGCTTGGCCAATGA
- a CDS encoding TadE/TadG family type IV pilus assembly protein: MTLSLALARLKDARDGVTIVEFAIVAPVLLMFIFGIFDLGHGLYMQSVLQGAVQEAGRDSGLETGRAGQDAIDAEVRERVEAVMPFLEEDDLTIRRLNYETFSDVGTPEDFDDANGSGTYDDTECFTDRNDNGEWDPDVGAEGLGGADDVVLYEVTVTYDRLFPFWRMVGLPHRGFAQATTVMRNQPFGQQATRRSVYICP, encoded by the coding sequence ATGACGCTTTCTTTAGCTCTCGCCAGGTTGAAAGACGCCCGCGATGGTGTGACTATTGTTGAATTTGCCATAGTCGCGCCAGTCCTGCTCATGTTCATCTTCGGGATCTTCGATCTCGGGCACGGGCTTTACATGCAGTCCGTTCTGCAGGGTGCGGTTCAGGAAGCCGGACGCGACTCCGGCTTAGAGACCGGACGCGCCGGCCAGGACGCGATCGACGCGGAGGTGCGCGAACGGGTAGAGGCGGTCATGCCGTTTCTCGAAGAGGACGACCTCACAATCCGCCGACTGAACTACGAGACCTTCAGCGATGTGGGAACACCAGAGGACTTCGACGATGCCAACGGCAGCGGGACCTACGACGATACCGAATGCTTCACCGATCGAAACGACAACGGTGAATGGGATCCCGACGTCGGCGCCGAGGGACTCGGCGGAGCCGACGACGTCGTACTGTACGAAGTTACGGTGACTTACGACCGACTGTTCCCGTTCTGGAGAATGGTGGGACTGCCGCACAGGGGCTTTGCCCAGGCGACCACGGTAATGCGCAACCAGCCATTCGGACAGCAGGCCACTCGTCGATCAGTGTACATATGCCCTTAA
- a CDS encoding putative quinol monooxygenase has protein sequence MSEQITLVAHIKAKPGQEEELGRRLAALIDPTRAEAGCINYDLHRLNDDPSVWMLYENWVSKSALDAHFKMPYLEAFLASKEDLLAEDMEIRLYSMTSNAE, from the coding sequence ATGTCCGAACAGATAACACTTGTCGCGCATATCAAAGCCAAGCCGGGACAGGAGGAGGAACTGGGCCGACGTTTGGCGGCTCTGATCGATCCGACACGGGCTGAGGCGGGATGCATCAATTACGATCTGCATCGCCTGAACGACGATCCATCGGTTTGGATGCTCTATGAAAACTGGGTTTCGAAGAGCGCGCTCGACGCTCACTTCAAAATGCCATACTTGGAGGCCTTTCTGGCCAGTAAAGAAGATCTTCTGGCTGAAGATATGGAAATCCGCCTTTACTCCATGACTTCTAACGCAGAATAA
- a CDS encoding EF-hand domain-containing protein: protein MNRVVLTAIATLVLVGLGLFWWQGRAEVEQGAPPPLLEEVQEDEQSLPEVDPGEMVGPEPPEATELTREERRFFRYDRNRDRRITRTEMLASRTAGFRRLDVDGNNLLTFEEWAVTTAERFEGADADGDGELTPAEFATTAPKRRSKPACRC, encoded by the coding sequence ATGAACCGGGTCGTGCTTACGGCGATCGCCACGCTGGTCCTCGTGGGGCTGGGCCTGTTCTGGTGGCAGGGCAGGGCCGAAGTGGAGCAGGGAGCGCCGCCGCCCTTGCTCGAGGAAGTGCAGGAGGACGAACAGAGCCTGCCCGAAGTCGATCCCGGCGAAATGGTCGGCCCGGAACCGCCCGAAGCGACCGAACTGACACGCGAAGAGCGGCGCTTCTTCCGCTACGATCGCAATCGCGATCGCCGCATCACGCGGACCGAGATGCTCGCTTCGCGCACCGCCGGTTTTCGCAGACTGGACGTCGACGGAAACAATCTGCTTACCTTCGAAGAATGGGCGGTAACGACGGCCGAACGCTTCGAGGGAGCGGATGCCGACGGCGACGGTGAACTGACCCCGGCAGAATTCGCCACGACCGCTCCCAAACGCCGGTCCAAGCCGGCGTGCCGCTGCTGA